From Lycium ferocissimum isolate CSIRO_LF1 chromosome 12, AGI_CSIRO_Lferr_CH_V1, whole genome shotgun sequence, one genomic window encodes:
- the LOC132038959 gene encoding pentatricopeptide repeat-containing protein At1g74600, chloroplastic, with the protein MNSISYHISYHQLDNKFSVFGRKLISSIAFLGRDHHPIQFLNECTKPTNNIHSKPDIFHAHLIKTQNLDSNTHVANSVLYSYCQHSRMDNAAKVLDEMLNPNSVSWNLMISSSNKALRYQDSWRVFCRMHMLGFEMNMYTYGSVLSACGALTSTLCGEQVYGLVMKNGFFSDGYVRCGMIELYSRSCRFSDGLRVFYDYLCDNVVCWNAIISGAVKNREYWVALDIFSRMWGGFWKPNEFTIPSVLNACVSLLELRFGKMVHGAAIKCGLETDVFVGTSIVDLYAKCGVMDEAFRELRQMPVSNVVSWTAMLNGFVQNGDPLSAVRIFGEMRNKGVEINNYTVTSVLTACANPTMAKEAIQIHSWIFKTGFYQDPVVQTSVINMYSKIGEVALSELVFAEAENLQHLSLWSNMISVLAQNSDSDKAIHLFQRIFQEDLKPDKFCCSSVLGVVDCLDVGRQIHSYTIKSGLISNVNVSSSLFTMYSKCGSIEESYVIFELIKDKDNVSWASMIAGLVEHSFPDRAVELFREMPVEEIIPDEMTLTGILNAFSSLQALKSGKEIHGFILRHGVGELRIANGAIVNMYTKCGDLVSARSFFDRIPFKDKFSCSSMVTGYAQRGYVEDTLQLFKQMLMDDLDSSSFTISSVLGVLALSNRSRIGIQVHAHCIKMGSQSEAPTGSSLVMMYSKCGSIDDCCKAFEVILAPDLVSWTAMIVSYAQNGKGGDALQVYELMRNSGIKPDSVTFVGVLSACSHAGLVEEGYFFLTSMMKDYGIEPGYHHYACMVDLLGRSGRLTEAERFINEMPIKPDALVWGTLLAACKLHDDVELGKVAAKKIMELEPSEVGAYISLSNIWASVGQWDEVLKIRGSMRGTRIAKEPGWSSLCNTLR; encoded by the exons ATGAACTCTATCAGTTACCATATCAGTTACCACCAACTAGACAACAAATTCTCAGTTTTTGGACGCAAATTGATTTCCTCCATTGCCTTTCTTGGTAGAGACCATCACCCTATTCAGTTCCTCAATGAATGCACCAAACCCACTAATAATATTCACTCAAAACCCGATATTTTCCATGCCCATCTCATAAAGACTCAGAATCTTGATTCCAATACACATGTTGCAAATTCTGTGCTTTATTCTTATTGTCAACATTCAAGAATGGACAATGCAGCCAAGGTGCTTGATGAAATGCTTAACCCAAATTCAGTTTCCTGGAATCTGATGATTTCTAGTTCTAATAAGGCGTTACGATACCAGGATTCTTGGAGGGTATTTTGTAGGATGCATATGTTGGGGTTCGAgatgaatatgtatacatatggtAGTGTTCTTTCTGCCTGTGGTGCTTTAACATCTACATTGTGTGGTGAGCAGGTTTATGGACTTGTGATGAAAAACGGGTTTTTTTCGGATGGTTATGTGAGATGTGGGATGATAGAATTGTATTCAAGAAGTTGTAGGTTTAGTGATGGTTTGAGGGTGTTTTATGATTATTTGTGTGATAATGTGGTTTGTTGGAATGCTATTATATCAGGGGCGGTAAAGAATAGGGAGTATTGGGTTGCGTTGGATATTTTTAGTCGAATGTGGGGTGGGTTTTGGAAGCCCAATGAATTTACAATTCCAAGTGTATTGAATGCTTGTGTTTCACTGTTGGAACTTCGATTTGGGAAAATGGTTCACGGAGCGGCTATAAAATGTGGTCTGGAAACTGATGTTTTCGTGGGGACTTCTATTGTTGATTTGTATGCAAAATGTGGGGTTATGGATGAAGCATTTAGGGAACTCAGGCAGATGCCAGTTAGCAATGTTGTTTCTTGGACTGCCATGCTAAATGGTTTCGTGCAGAATGGCGATCCTCTTTCTGCCGTTCGAATATTTGGTGAAATGAGGAATAAAGGGGTAGAGATAAACAATTACACTGTCACTAGTGTGCTTACTGCCTGTGCTAATCCTACTATGGCAAAAGAAGCAATCCAAATCCATTCTTGGATTTTTAAGACTGGATTTTATCAGGATCCAGTTGTGCAAACGTCTGTTATCAATATGTACTCGAAGATAGGGGAAGTTGCCTTATCTGAACTAGTCTTTGCAGAGGCTGAAAATCTGCAGCACCTAAGTTTGTGGTCTAACATGATTTCTGTTCTTGCCCAGAATAGTGATTCTGACAAGGCAATTCATCTATTTCAGAGAATATTCCAAGAGGACTTGAAACCTGATAAGTTCTGTTGTTCTAGTGTCTTGGGAGTTGTAGACTGTCTAGATGTGGGTAGACAGATACATAGCTACACTATTAAATCGGGGTTAATCTCTAATGTTAACGTGAGCAGCTCTCTGTTCACGATGTACTCAAAATGTGGTAGTATAGAGGAATCATATGTTATATTTGAGCTGATTAAGGATAAGGATAATGTCTCATGGGCATCAATGATTGCTGGTCTTGTAGAACACAGTTTTCCAGATAGAGCTGTTGAATTGTTCAGAGAGATGCCCGTGGAGGAAATCATTCCTGACGAAATGACTTTAACTGGTATCCTTAACGCATTTAGTTCTCTTCAGGCCTTGAAGTCTGGCAAAGAAATTCATGGTTTCATTCTTCGACACGGTGTTGGTGAGCTCCGCATTGCCAATGGTGCCATTGTGAATATGTATACAAAGTGCGGTGATCTAGTTTCGGCAAGAAGTTTCTTTGATAGGATACCCTTTAAAGATAAGTTTTCATGTTCTTCCATGGTAACTGGGTATGCTCAAAGGGGTTATGTGGAAGACACGCTTCAGCTGTTCAAGCAAATGCTGATGGATGATTTAGATAGTAGTTCCTTTACAATTTCTTCAGTTCTTGGGGTTCTTGCTCTTTCTAACAGATCTCGCATTGGCATCCAAGTGCATGCACATTGTATAAAAATGGGATCACAATCGGAAGCACCGACAGGAAGTTCACTGGTTATGATGTATTCAAAATGTGGAAGTATTGATGATTGCTGCAAAGCTTTTGAAGTGATCTTGGCACCCGATTTGGTTAGCTGGACTGCTATGATTGTAAGCTATGCTCAAAATGGAAAAGGGGGTGATGCTTTGCAAGTTTATGAGTTAATGAGGAATTCAGGAATCAAGCCTGATTCGGTGACTTTTGTTGGAGTTCTTTCTGCTTGTAGCCATGCTGGTTTGGTTGAAGAAGGGTATTTCTTTCTAACTTCAATGATGAAAGACTACGGAATTGAGCCTGGTTACCATCATTATGCCTGTATGGTAGATCTTCTCGGTCGCTCTGGTAGATTAACTGAGGCTGAGAGGTTCATTAATGAGATGCCTATAAAACCTGATGCTTTGGTCTGGGGAACACTACTTGCTGCTTGTAAATTGCATGATGACGTTGAGTTAGGGAAGGTGGCAGCAAAAAAGATCATGGAGTTGGAGCCGAGTGAAGTTGGTGCATATATCTCATTGTCAAATATCTGGGCTAGTGTGGGCCAATGGGATGAAGTTTTGAAAATTAGAGGTTCAATGCGAGGAACTAGGATAGCAAAGGAGCCTGGCTGGAGTTCTTTGTGTAACACATT GAGATGA
- the LOC132039766 gene encoding putative E3 ubiquitin-protein ligase LIN-1 isoform X2, giving the protein MATSSPSDNILRHTTVFLSETLLQSELRHRLFSVFLQSCKEMDLGPLNLEVETIENAVSTSSSSIKSTSLRLAEKTLLSLSENQFSSFLLSLVYTLLRRPVDAALSLLDVFYIDPSIARLEIAPIVFEELFLIHLIPIVQWYNDQRSKIMSCSISLSSMSVEQASELKELEREYEEILDENCRVFAGYFKEVLQAKNGDRLIDPPSLIVLQRNEKSDSFEFSKDEEMINEEFGLKNGRYNPIWTDSAEGDKSFKLNKSSKNLSKFPSFYPERVSLKVLTSQRSSTKSKPLGNSNFDSDHEPCSSDDSNDRYSTASKEDMNKRMALLTTRQRQYLNEKQPILGESSCHPYPSMEDYDNMKSSGKNTPPKDFVCPITTNVLEDPVTLETGQTYERKAILEWLERGNTTCPITRQKLHNTQLPKTNYVLKRLIASWQEQDQNSAPVQTKLNRCEAEYQPPAPRSSSDCTISELRRAITNLCTSEILRESEMAVLKIEKFWREGQMVDIQTILSKPPVINGFVEILSNSVDPHVLIATIFLLSELGSRDNGVIQTLTRVDTDVEFIVALFHKGLLEAVVLIYLLRPFIGNLAEMELLDSLLKVVISREEDLVSMFMKPKACAVLLLGHVLRNTEDERASKIVKRVTSEKVVEAILGSLEAELVEEQLSAVFILLRSMQLDGRCRNMIADKAELTHLLGSFVESNDADRFEIIQFLYELVQLNRRTFNEQVLHIIKNEGTYSSMHSLLIYLQTALPNQCPVVAGLLLQLDLLAEPRKMSIYREEAVDVLIMCLRNSDYPDSQIRAAETLLALQGRFSYSGKPLIREFLLKRAGLHRSDSNVAKNDIRYLNNDSQETTEEEEAAKDWERKMAFSLVSYEFGLLFEALAEGLKSKSADLFSACLVSATWLVYMLTILPDTGIRGAARVCLLKQFVSIFKSSRDTETKALCLLALRSFIREPEGLHYLTNYVKDILKGLRELKKSSTMAVEIFNLFSEERESSADMWNHKEIALVDCSINGEVSSNVCFRNKVFSSHTDGTIKVHLWNGSTKLLNQQKYAKCSTLVKGKLYCGCLDNSIQDIDLPTGTINSIQSGSRKLLGKSSPIYALQVHDGLLFSAGTSLDGAAVKIWNTANYSMVGSLQSTLEIRAMAISSELIYLGGKGGIVEAWCRKKHDRVEALQTGTNGKVICMALDANEETLVIGTSDGRIQAWRLG; this is encoded by the exons ATGGCTACCTCCAGCCCTTCAGACAACATCCTCCGCCACACCACCGTGTTCCTGTCGGAAACTCTTCTGCAGTCTGAACTCCGTCATCGCCTTTTCTCAGTGTTTCTTCAATCCtgtaaagaaatggatcttGGACCCCTCAATCTTGAAGTTGAAACTATAGAAAATGCAGTTTCCACGTCCAGTTCTTCGATCAAATCTACCTCTCTCAGACTAGCTGAAAAGACCCTTCTTTCTTTATCTGAAAaccaattttcttcttttttattatctCTAGTTTATACTCTTCTACGCAGACCTGTAGATGCTGCTCTTAGTCTTCTTGATGTGTTTTACATTGATCCTTCCATTGCAAGACTGGAAATTGCACCTATTGTTTTTGAAGAGTTGTTTCTCATTCATCTCATTCCCATTGTTCAGTGGTATAAtgatcaaaggtcaaaaattatGTCTTGTAGTATATCATTGTCATCTATGAGTGTAGAGCAAGCTTCTGAGTTGAAAGAATTGGAGAGAGAGTATGAAGAAATTCTCGATGAGAATTGTAGGGTTTTTGCTGGATATTTTAAAGAGGTTTTGCAAGCTAAAAATGGGGACAGGCTTATTGATCCGCCATCTCTAATTGTACTACAAAGGAATGAAAAAAGTGACTCTTTTGAGTTTAGCAAGGATGAGGAGATGATCAATGAAGAATTTGGACTGAAAAATGGACGGTATAAT CCAATATGGACTGATTCTGCTGAAGGAGACAAGTCGTTCAAATTAAATAAGAGTAGCAAAAATTTGTCCAAGTTTCCCTCATTTTATCCTGAGAGAGTTTCCCTGAAAGTTCTTACAAGCcaaagatcatcaacaaaaTCAAAGCCTTtaggaaattccaattttgattCAGACCACGAGCCTTGTTCAAGTGATGATTCCAATGATCGTTATTCCACAGCATCCAAAGAG GATATGAACAAAAGAATGGCACTGCTCACCACAAGGCAGAGGCAGTATCTAAACGAAAAGCAGCCCATTTTGGGAGAATCTAGCTG CCATCCTTATCCTTCGATGGAAGACTATGATAATATGAAATCCAGTGGAAAGAATACACCTCCAAAGGATTTTGTTTGTCCCATAACTACAAATGTACTTGAAGATCCAGTGACTCTTGAGACTGGTCAGACATACGAAAGAAAGGCAATTCTAGAATGGCTGGAGAGGGGAAACACCACTTGTCCAATAACACGGCAGAAGCTACATAATACTCAACTACCAAAAACAAATTATGTACTCAAGCGCCTCATTGCAAGCTGGCAGGAACAGGACCAAAATTCAGCTCCTGTTCAAACGAAACTGAATAGGTGTGAGGCTGAATATCAACCACCAGCTCCTCGTAGTTCTTCAGATTGCACTATCAGTGAGCTTCGCCGTGCAATAACCAACCTCTGTACATCAGAGATTCTGAGAGAGTCTGAAATGGCAGTTCTTAAAATTGAGAAGTTCTGGAGAGAAGGTCAGATGGTTGATATTCAGACAATTCTCTCAAAACCTCCAGTTATCAATGGCTTTGTAGAGATCCTTTCCAATTCTGTTGATCCCCATGTTCTGATAGCAACAATATTTCTCCTCTCTGAGTTGGGCTCAAGAGATAATGGTGTCATCCAAACACTGACCAGAGTTGACACTGATGTAGAATTCATTGTTGCTCTTTTCCACAAGGGCTTACTGGAAGCTGTTGTTCTGATCTATCTCTTGAGGCCATTCATTGGAAATCTTGCAGAAATGGAATTGCTGGATTCTCTTCTAAAAGTTGTCATCAGTAGGGAGGAAGACTTGGTTAGCATGTTTATGAAGCCGAAAGCATGTGCAGTGCTTCTTCTAGGACATGTTCTTAGAAACACAGAGGACGAAAGAGCTTCCAAAATTGTCAAGAGGGTGACTTCGGAAAAAGTAGTTGAGGCTATATTAGGCAGCTTGGAAGCTGAATTAGTCGAAGAACAACTTTCAGCTgtgtttattttgttgagaAGCATGCAACTTGATGGACGATGCAGGAATATGATAGCAGATAAAGCTGAATTAACTCACCTGTTAGGGAGCTTCGTTGAGTCGAACGATGCAGATAGGTTTGAGATTATCCAATTCCTATATGAACTGGTCCAGTTAAACAG AAGGACATTTAATGAGCAAGTGTTGCACATCATTAAGAATGAAGGTACCTATAGCTCAATGCACAGCCTCCTCATATACTTACAGACAGCTCTCCCTAATCAGTGTCCTGTTGTGGCTGGCCTACTTCTTCAACTTGATCTGCTT GCAGAACCAAGGAAAATGAGCATCTACAGAGAGGAAGCTGTGGATGTCCTAATTATGTGTCTCAGAAATTCAGATTATCCCGACTCTCAAATACGTGCTGCTGAGACACTTTTAGCGCTCCAAGGAAGGTTTTCCTATTCTGGTAAACCTCTTATCAGGGAGTTTCTACTTAAACGTGCAGGACTTCACCGGTCAGATAGTAATGTGGCAAAAAATGATATTCGATATCTGAATAATGATAGTCAAGAAACAACG GAAGAAGAGGAAGCTGCTAAGGACTGGGAGAGGAAAATGGCATTTTCTCTGGTCAGCTATGAATTCGGATTACTATTTGAGGCTTTAGCGGAGGGCCTGAAGAGTAAATCAGCTGATTTATTTTCTGCATGTCTTGTGTCTGCTACTTGGCTGGTATACATGCTGACCATTCTTCCAGACactggaattagaggagcagcAAGAGTATGCTTACTCAAGCAGTTTGTATCAATATTTAAGTCTTCCAGGGACACAGAGACTAAAGCACTTTGCTTGCTTGCACTGAGGAGCTTTATTCGTGAGCCTG AAGGACTGCATTATCTAACAAACTATGTGAAGGATATACTTAAAGGCTTGAGAGAACTAAAGAAATCATCCACCATGGCTGTTGAAATTTTTAACCTTTTCTCAGAAGAGCGAGAATCTAGTGCT GATATGTGGAATCATAAGGAAATTGCGCTGGTGGATTGCAGCATTAACGGTGAAGTCTCTTCAAATGTGTGCTTCAGAAATAAAGTTTTTTCCAGTCATACAGATGGAACTATAAAG GTGCATTTATGGAATGGATCAACCAAACTTTTAAATCAACAGAAATATGCAAAATGCTCGACTCTTGTTAAAGGAAAACTCTATTGTGGATGTCTTGATAACAGCATTCAG GATATTGATTTGCCAACCGGAACAATTAATTCAATTCAAAGCGGCTCAAGAAAATTATTAGGGAAATCAAGTCCCATTTATGCCCTACAAGTTCATGATGGACTATTATTTTCAGCTGGTACTTCCTTGGATGGAGCAGCTGTGAAG ATATGGAATACTGCAAATTACAGTATGGTTGGATCATTGCAATCCACGTTAGAAATCCGCGCAATGGCCATCAGTTCAGAGCTGATCTATTTAGGGGGGAAAGGAGGGATTGTGGAAGCCTGGTGTAGAAAGAAACATGATAGAGTGGAAGCACTACAAACTGGTACAAATGGTAAAGTTATTTGCATGGCTCTTGATGCTAATGAAGAGACTTTGGTTATTGGAACATCTGATGGCAGAATTCAG GCTTGGAGGCTGGGTTGA
- the LOC132039766 gene encoding putative E3 ubiquitin-protein ligase LIN-1 isoform X1, producing MATSSPSDNILRHTTVFLSETLLQSELRHRLFSVFLQSCKEMDLGPLNLEVETIENAVSTSSSSIKSTSLRLAEKTLLSLSENQFSSFLLSLVYTLLRRPVDAALSLLDVFYIDPSIARLEIAPIVFEELFLIHLIPIVQWYNDQRSKIMSCSISLSSMSVEQASELKELEREYEEILDENCRVFAGYFKEVLQAKNGDRLIDPPSLIVLQRNEKSDSFEFSKDEEMINEEFGLKNGRYNPIWTDSAEGDKSFKLNKSSKNLSKFPSFYPERVSLKVLTSQRSSTKSKPLGNSNFDSDHEPCSSDDSNDRYSTASKEDMNKRMALLTTRQRQYLNEKQPILGESSCHPYPSMEDYDNMKSSGKNTPPKDFVCPITTNVLEDPVTLETGQTYERKAILEWLERGNTTCPITRQKLHNTQLPKTNYVLKRLIASWQEQDQNSAPVQTKLNRCEAEYQPPAPRSSSDCTISELRRAITNLCTSEILRESEMAVLKIEKFWREGQMVDIQTILSKPPVINGFVEILSNSVDPHVLIATIFLLSELGSRDNGVIQTLTRVDTDVEFIVALFHKGLLEAVVLIYLLRPFIGNLAEMELLDSLLKVVISREEDLVSMFMKPKACAVLLLGHVLRNTEDERASKIVKRVTSEKVVEAILGSLEAELVEEQLSAVFILLRSMQLDGRCRNMIADKAELTHLLGSFVESNDADRRTFNEQVLHIIKNEGTYSSMHSLLIYLQTALPNQCPVVAGLLLQLDLLAEPRKMSIYREEAVDVLIMCLRNSDYPDSQIRAAETLLALQGRFSYSGKPLIREFLLKRAGLHRSDSNVAKNDIRYLNNDSQETTEEEEAAKDWERKMAFSLVSYEFGLLFEALAEGLKSKSADLFSACLVSATWLVYMLTILPDTGIRGAARVCLLKQFVSIFKSSRDTETKALCLLALRSFIREPEGLHYLTNYVKDILKGLRELKKSSTMAVEIFNLFSEERESSADMWNHKEIALVDCSINGEVSSNVCFRNKVFSSHTDGTIKVWTVKAKSLHLLQEIRDHMKAVTSLVVLQSAEKLYSGSLDRTVRVWSIQDQGIECEEIHEMKDHVNNLLVSNSLSCFIPQGAGIKVHLWNGSTKLLNQQKYAKCSTLVKGKLYCGCLDNSIQDIDLPTGTINSIQSGSRKLLGKSSPIYALQVHDGLLFSAGTSLDGAAVKIWNTANYSMVGSLQSTLEIRAMAISSELIYLGGKGGIVEAWCRKKHDRVEALQTGTNGKVICMALDANEETLVIGTSDGRIQAWRLG from the exons ATGGCTACCTCCAGCCCTTCAGACAACATCCTCCGCCACACCACCGTGTTCCTGTCGGAAACTCTTCTGCAGTCTGAACTCCGTCATCGCCTTTTCTCAGTGTTTCTTCAATCCtgtaaagaaatggatcttGGACCCCTCAATCTTGAAGTTGAAACTATAGAAAATGCAGTTTCCACGTCCAGTTCTTCGATCAAATCTACCTCTCTCAGACTAGCTGAAAAGACCCTTCTTTCTTTATCTGAAAaccaattttcttcttttttattatctCTAGTTTATACTCTTCTACGCAGACCTGTAGATGCTGCTCTTAGTCTTCTTGATGTGTTTTACATTGATCCTTCCATTGCAAGACTGGAAATTGCACCTATTGTTTTTGAAGAGTTGTTTCTCATTCATCTCATTCCCATTGTTCAGTGGTATAAtgatcaaaggtcaaaaattatGTCTTGTAGTATATCATTGTCATCTATGAGTGTAGAGCAAGCTTCTGAGTTGAAAGAATTGGAGAGAGAGTATGAAGAAATTCTCGATGAGAATTGTAGGGTTTTTGCTGGATATTTTAAAGAGGTTTTGCAAGCTAAAAATGGGGACAGGCTTATTGATCCGCCATCTCTAATTGTACTACAAAGGAATGAAAAAAGTGACTCTTTTGAGTTTAGCAAGGATGAGGAGATGATCAATGAAGAATTTGGACTGAAAAATGGACGGTATAAT CCAATATGGACTGATTCTGCTGAAGGAGACAAGTCGTTCAAATTAAATAAGAGTAGCAAAAATTTGTCCAAGTTTCCCTCATTTTATCCTGAGAGAGTTTCCCTGAAAGTTCTTACAAGCcaaagatcatcaacaaaaTCAAAGCCTTtaggaaattccaattttgattCAGACCACGAGCCTTGTTCAAGTGATGATTCCAATGATCGTTATTCCACAGCATCCAAAGAG GATATGAACAAAAGAATGGCACTGCTCACCACAAGGCAGAGGCAGTATCTAAACGAAAAGCAGCCCATTTTGGGAGAATCTAGCTG CCATCCTTATCCTTCGATGGAAGACTATGATAATATGAAATCCAGTGGAAAGAATACACCTCCAAAGGATTTTGTTTGTCCCATAACTACAAATGTACTTGAAGATCCAGTGACTCTTGAGACTGGTCAGACATACGAAAGAAAGGCAATTCTAGAATGGCTGGAGAGGGGAAACACCACTTGTCCAATAACACGGCAGAAGCTACATAATACTCAACTACCAAAAACAAATTATGTACTCAAGCGCCTCATTGCAAGCTGGCAGGAACAGGACCAAAATTCAGCTCCTGTTCAAACGAAACTGAATAGGTGTGAGGCTGAATATCAACCACCAGCTCCTCGTAGTTCTTCAGATTGCACTATCAGTGAGCTTCGCCGTGCAATAACCAACCTCTGTACATCAGAGATTCTGAGAGAGTCTGAAATGGCAGTTCTTAAAATTGAGAAGTTCTGGAGAGAAGGTCAGATGGTTGATATTCAGACAATTCTCTCAAAACCTCCAGTTATCAATGGCTTTGTAGAGATCCTTTCCAATTCTGTTGATCCCCATGTTCTGATAGCAACAATATTTCTCCTCTCTGAGTTGGGCTCAAGAGATAATGGTGTCATCCAAACACTGACCAGAGTTGACACTGATGTAGAATTCATTGTTGCTCTTTTCCACAAGGGCTTACTGGAAGCTGTTGTTCTGATCTATCTCTTGAGGCCATTCATTGGAAATCTTGCAGAAATGGAATTGCTGGATTCTCTTCTAAAAGTTGTCATCAGTAGGGAGGAAGACTTGGTTAGCATGTTTATGAAGCCGAAAGCATGTGCAGTGCTTCTTCTAGGACATGTTCTTAGAAACACAGAGGACGAAAGAGCTTCCAAAATTGTCAAGAGGGTGACTTCGGAAAAAGTAGTTGAGGCTATATTAGGCAGCTTGGAAGCTGAATTAGTCGAAGAACAACTTTCAGCTgtgtttattttgttgagaAGCATGCAACTTGATGGACGATGCAGGAATATGATAGCAGATAAAGCTGAATTAACTCACCTGTTAGGGAGCTTCGTTGAGTCGAACGATGCAGATAG AAGGACATTTAATGAGCAAGTGTTGCACATCATTAAGAATGAAGGTACCTATAGCTCAATGCACAGCCTCCTCATATACTTACAGACAGCTCTCCCTAATCAGTGTCCTGTTGTGGCTGGCCTACTTCTTCAACTTGATCTGCTT GCAGAACCAAGGAAAATGAGCATCTACAGAGAGGAAGCTGTGGATGTCCTAATTATGTGTCTCAGAAATTCAGATTATCCCGACTCTCAAATACGTGCTGCTGAGACACTTTTAGCGCTCCAAGGAAGGTTTTCCTATTCTGGTAAACCTCTTATCAGGGAGTTTCTACTTAAACGTGCAGGACTTCACCGGTCAGATAGTAATGTGGCAAAAAATGATATTCGATATCTGAATAATGATAGTCAAGAAACAACG GAAGAAGAGGAAGCTGCTAAGGACTGGGAGAGGAAAATGGCATTTTCTCTGGTCAGCTATGAATTCGGATTACTATTTGAGGCTTTAGCGGAGGGCCTGAAGAGTAAATCAGCTGATTTATTTTCTGCATGTCTTGTGTCTGCTACTTGGCTGGTATACATGCTGACCATTCTTCCAGACactggaattagaggagcagcAAGAGTATGCTTACTCAAGCAGTTTGTATCAATATTTAAGTCTTCCAGGGACACAGAGACTAAAGCACTTTGCTTGCTTGCACTGAGGAGCTTTATTCGTGAGCCTG AAGGACTGCATTATCTAACAAACTATGTGAAGGATATACTTAAAGGCTTGAGAGAACTAAAGAAATCATCCACCATGGCTGTTGAAATTTTTAACCTTTTCTCAGAAGAGCGAGAATCTAGTGCT GATATGTGGAATCATAAGGAAATTGCGCTGGTGGATTGCAGCATTAACGGTGAAGTCTCTTCAAATGTGTGCTTCAGAAATAAAGTTTTTTCCAGTCATACAGATGGAACTATAAAG GTATGGACAGTAAAAGCTAAAAGTTTACACCTCCTCCAAGAAATCCGAGATCATATGAAAGCAGTGACAAGCCTGGTGGTTCTACAATCAGCAGAAAAGTTGTACAGTGGTTCACTTGATAGAACTGTGAGG GTATGGTCCATCCAGGATCAAGGAATAGAATgtgaagaaattcatgaaatgaagGATCATGTCAATAACCTACTGGTTTCAAATAGCTTGTCATGCTTCATTCCTCAGGGAGCTGGCATTAAG GTGCATTTATGGAATGGATCAACCAAACTTTTAAATCAACAGAAATATGCAAAATGCTCGACTCTTGTTAAAGGAAAACTCTATTGTGGATGTCTTGATAACAGCATTCAG GATATTGATTTGCCAACCGGAACAATTAATTCAATTCAAAGCGGCTCAAGAAAATTATTAGGGAAATCAAGTCCCATTTATGCCCTACAAGTTCATGATGGACTATTATTTTCAGCTGGTACTTCCTTGGATGGAGCAGCTGTGAAG ATATGGAATACTGCAAATTACAGTATGGTTGGATCATTGCAATCCACGTTAGAAATCCGCGCAATGGCCATCAGTTCAGAGCTGATCTATTTAGGGGGGAAAGGAGGGATTGTGGAAGCCTGGTGTAGAAAGAAACATGATAGAGTGGAAGCACTACAAACTGGTACAAATGGTAAAGTTATTTGCATGGCTCTTGATGCTAATGAAGAGACTTTGGTTATTGGAACATCTGATGGCAGAATTCAG GCTTGGAGGCTGGGTTGA